One window from the genome of Pandoraea fibrosis encodes:
- a CDS encoding FmdB family zinc ribbon protein: MPIYAYRCETCGFAKDVLQKMSDEPLSQCPECGKDSFRKQVTAAGFQLKGSGWYVTDFRGGSGGASAPAAGAGGAAGSAPAPAASSGESASSASSGGESSGTPAASCGGGCACH; this comes from the coding sequence ATGCCTATCTACGCCTATCGTTGCGAAACATGCGGTTTCGCCAAGGATGTGCTGCAAAAAATGAGCGATGAACCGCTCTCCCAATGCCCGGAATGCGGCAAGGACTCGTTTCGCAAGCAGGTGACTGCTGCCGGGTTCCAGCTCAAGGGATCGGGATGGTATGTGACCGACTTCCGCGGCGGATCGGGGGGCGCAAGTGCGCCGGCAGCCGGTGCCGGTGGTGCCGCAGGTTCGGCGCCGGCGCCAGCCGCGTCGTCGGGCGAGAGCGCCTCGTCGGCATCGTCCGGCGGTGAATCGTCGGGCACCCCGGCGGCAAGCTGTGGCGGCGGTTGCGCCTGCCACTGA
- a CDS encoding DUF502 domain-containing protein: MSVKKPALKTIFLTGLLVLVPLAITLWVLGLIIGTMDQTLLLLPDDWQPSHLIGMRVPGFGVVVTLAFVFVVGLLAHNFIGQKLVGWWEAVLTRIPIVGPLYGSVKQVSDTLLSSSGNAFRKALLVRYPHADSWTIAFLTGAPGGDVVNHLQGEYVSVYVPTTPNPTSGFFLMMRASDVVELDMSVDAALKYIVSMGVVAPAHNPRQQRPGPLL, from the coding sequence ATGAGCGTTAAGAAACCCGCGCTGAAGACGATTTTCCTCACCGGCCTGCTGGTGCTGGTGCCGCTCGCCATCACGCTGTGGGTGCTGGGCCTGATCATCGGTACGATGGATCAGACCTTGCTGTTGCTGCCGGACGATTGGCAGCCGTCGCATCTCATCGGCATGCGCGTGCCGGGCTTTGGCGTGGTGGTCACGCTGGCGTTCGTTTTCGTCGTCGGTCTTCTGGCGCATAATTTCATTGGCCAGAAGCTGGTCGGCTGGTGGGAAGCCGTGCTGACGCGCATTCCCATCGTTGGACCATTGTACGGTAGCGTCAAGCAGGTGTCCGACACGCTGCTCTCGAGCAGCGGCAATGCGTTTCGCAAGGCGTTGCTGGTGCGTTACCCGCACGCGGACTCCTGGACCATCGCTTTCCTGACCGGCGCGCCGGGCGGCGATGTAGTCAATCACTTGCAGGGCGAGTATGTGAGCGTCTATGTCCCGACGACGCCGAACCCGACGTCAGGCTTCTTCCTGATGATGCGGGCGAGCGACGTTGTCGAACTCGACATGTCGGTCGACGCGGCCCTCAAGTACATCGTATCGATGGGCGTGGTGGCGCCCGCCCACAACCCGCGCCAGCAACGTCCCGGTCCGCTCCTTTGA
- the aspS gene encoding aspartate--tRNA ligase, which translates to MSMRTSYCGLVTEQQLGQTVKLCGWVNRRRDHGGVIFIDLRDREGLVQVVCDPDRAEMFKAAEGLRNEFCVQITGLVRSRPAGTENANLTSGKIEVLCHELEVLNPSVTPPFQLDDENLSETTRLTHRVLDLRRPQMQYNLRLRYKVAMEVRKYLDAQGFIDIETPMLTKSTPEGARDYLVPSRVNAGMFFALPQSPQLFKQLLMVAGFDRYYQITKCFRDEDLRADRQPEFTQIDCETSFLSEQEIRDLFENMIRHVFKEAINVDLDAKVPVMEYAEAMRRFGSDKPDLRVKLEFTELTDVMGDVDFKVFSVPATTEGGRVVALRVPGGAEISRSEIDAYTDFVKIYGAKGLAWIKVNEVAKGRDGLQSPIVKNLHDAAIASILERTGAQDGDIIFFGADKEKVVNDGIGALRLKIGHSEFGKSHGLFEAGWRALWVVDFPMFEYDEEDARWVACHHPFTSPKDEHIDYLETDPGKCLAKAYDMVLNGWEIGGGSVRIFQEEVQSKVFRALKLGEEEARAKFGFLLDALQYGAPPHGGIAFGLDRVVTMMAGADSIRDVIAFPKTQRAQDLLTQAPSPVDERQLRDLHIRLRQPEAPKA; encoded by the coding sequence ATGTCCATGCGTACCTCCTACTGCGGTCTGGTGACCGAGCAACAACTGGGCCAAACGGTCAAGCTTTGTGGCTGGGTCAATCGCCGCCGTGATCACGGCGGGGTCATCTTCATCGACCTGCGCGATCGCGAGGGTCTGGTGCAGGTCGTGTGCGATCCGGACCGCGCGGAGATGTTCAAGGCCGCCGAAGGCCTGCGCAATGAGTTCTGCGTGCAGATCACGGGCCTCGTGCGCAGCCGTCCGGCCGGCACCGAGAACGCCAACCTGACGAGCGGCAAGATCGAAGTGCTGTGCCACGAGCTGGAAGTGCTCAACCCGTCGGTCACGCCCCCGTTCCAGCTCGACGACGAAAACCTGTCGGAAACCACGCGCCTCACGCATCGCGTGCTCGATCTGCGTCGTCCGCAGATGCAATACAACCTGCGCCTGCGCTACAAGGTGGCGATGGAAGTGCGCAAGTATCTGGACGCGCAAGGCTTCATCGACATCGAAACGCCGATGCTCACGAAGAGCACGCCGGAAGGTGCGCGCGATTATCTGGTGCCCTCGCGTGTGAACGCCGGCATGTTCTTCGCGTTGCCGCAGTCGCCGCAGCTCTTCAAGCAATTGCTGATGGTGGCCGGCTTCGATCGCTACTACCAGATCACCAAGTGCTTCCGCGACGAAGACCTGCGCGCTGACCGTCAGCCGGAATTCACGCAGATCGACTGCGAAACCTCGTTCCTCTCGGAGCAGGAAATCCGCGATCTGTTCGAGAACATGATCCGCCACGTCTTCAAGGAAGCGATCAACGTGGATCTGGACGCCAAGGTGCCGGTCATGGAGTACGCGGAGGCGATGCGTCGCTTCGGCTCGGACAAGCCCGATCTGCGCGTGAAGCTCGAGTTCACCGAGCTGACCGACGTGATGGGCGACGTCGACTTCAAGGTGTTCTCGGTGCCGGCCACGACCGAAGGCGGCCGTGTGGTTGCGCTGCGCGTGCCGGGCGGTGCCGAGATCTCGCGTAGCGAAATCGACGCCTACACCGACTTCGTGAAGATCTACGGCGCGAAGGGTCTGGCCTGGATCAAGGTCAACGAAGTGGCCAAGGGGCGCGATGGTCTGCAAAGCCCGATCGTCAAGAACCTGCACGATGCCGCCATTGCTTCGATCCTTGAGCGCACCGGCGCGCAAGATGGCGACATCATCTTCTTCGGCGCCGACAAGGAAAAGGTCGTCAACGACGGTATCGGCGCCTTGCGTCTGAAGATCGGTCACTCGGAATTCGGCAAGAGCCACGGCCTGTTCGAAGCCGGCTGGCGTGCGCTGTGGGTCGTCGACTTCCCGATGTTCGAATACGACGAGGAAGATGCCCGCTGGGTCGCCTGCCACCATCCGTTCACGAGCCCGAAGGACGAGCACATCGACTACCTCGAGACCGATCCGGGCAAGTGCCTGGCAAAGGCCTACGACATGGTGCTCAACGGCTGGGAAATCGGTGGCGGTTCGGTCCGTATCTTCCAGGAAGAAGTGCAGAGCAAGGTGTTCCGCGCACTCAAGCTGGGTGAGGAAGAAGCCCGTGCGAAGTTCGGCTTCCTGCTCGACGCACTGCAATACGGTGCGCCCCCGCATGGCGGTATCGCGTTCGGTCTGGATCGCGTCGTCACGATGATGGCCGGCGCCGATTCGATTCGCGACGTGATCGCGTTCCCGAAGACGCAACGTGCGCAGGATCTGCTCACGCAAGCGCCGTCGCCGGTGGACGAGCGTCAACTGCGCGACCTGCACATCCGTCTGCGTCAACCGGAAGCGCCGAAGGCCTGA
- the nudB gene encoding dihydroneopterin triphosphate diphosphatase, which translates to MKPFKIPESVLVVIYTPALDVLLIERADAENFWQSVTGSKDRLDEPLVETAAREVFEETGIRVADGTAVPTTALTDWQHEIQYNIYPQWAHRYAPGVTRNTEHWFGLCVPENTAVTLAPREHVAYAWLPWEAAAARCFSPSNGDAIRQLPLRVR; encoded by the coding sequence ATGAAACCCTTCAAGATTCCCGAATCCGTGCTCGTCGTGATCTATACGCCAGCGCTCGACGTTCTGCTCATCGAGCGTGCCGATGCCGAGAATTTCTGGCAGTCGGTCACCGGCAGCAAGGATCGGCTCGACGAGCCGCTGGTCGAGACGGCAGCGCGCGAGGTCTTCGAAGAGACCGGCATCCGTGTTGCAGACGGCACGGCGGTGCCCACGACAGCCCTGACCGACTGGCAGCATGAGATTCAGTACAACATCTACCCGCAATGGGCGCATCGCTACGCGCCAGGCGTCACCCGCAATACGGAGCATTGGTTCGGCTTGTGCGTGCCGGAGAATACGGCCGTGACACTTGCGCCGCGCGAGCACGTCGCCTACGCATGGCTGCCGTGGGAAGCGGCTGCCGCGCGCTGTTTTTCACCTTCGAACGGTGACGCCATCCGGCAGTTACCGTTGCGCGTGCGCTAA
- the clsB gene encoding cardiolipin synthase ClsB, with amino-acid sequence MSKYLPFSHDNDLTLLYLGQNYFTALVAAIDNAKRDVVLETYIFEADDVGANVSAALQRAAQRGVAVRVITDGIGTSRRLPWFADWRESGVQHRIYNPRLFGKFGFSRTHRKLAIVDHDVAFVGGINIIDDFNGGGGTRMSDPRWDFAVQCRGPIVAEIAVAFHIQWLRLAPGYLGTPFRHRRRGLRGRLHAPYAGQAAFVARDNLHNRRAVEKAYLMALGRARHEVWLANPYFVPGRRLRRALTQAARRGVSVHLLIGRKEFRLLDTAVPWLYAKLLDAGVRIGEYDMRQLHGKVAVVDDVWATVGSSNLDALSLFLNHEANVVVLDDPMVIQLRDHIRKAFAEARLIDPERYGERSRWRRFRQWTAYRLYRLVMKVLTRGKYD; translated from the coding sequence ATGAGCAAGTATCTTCCGTTCTCCCACGATAACGATCTGACGCTGCTCTATCTCGGTCAGAACTACTTCACTGCGCTCGTCGCGGCGATCGACAACGCGAAACGCGACGTCGTGCTCGAAACGTACATCTTCGAGGCCGACGACGTTGGGGCGAATGTTTCCGCCGCGCTGCAACGCGCCGCACAGCGCGGCGTTGCGGTGCGCGTGATTACCGACGGTATCGGCACGAGCCGTCGTCTGCCATGGTTCGCCGATTGGCGCGAGAGCGGGGTTCAGCATCGCATCTACAATCCGCGTCTGTTCGGCAAGTTCGGTTTCTCGCGCACGCATCGCAAGCTGGCGATCGTCGATCACGACGTGGCCTTCGTCGGTGGTATCAACATCATCGACGACTTCAACGGCGGGGGCGGCACCCGCATGAGCGATCCGCGCTGGGACTTTGCCGTGCAATGTCGCGGCCCCATCGTTGCTGAGATCGCCGTCGCGTTTCACATACAGTGGCTGCGTCTCGCGCCGGGATATCTGGGCACGCCGTTTCGTCATCGGCGTCGCGGGCTGCGAGGACGATTGCACGCCCCATACGCCGGTCAGGCCGCCTTCGTGGCGCGCGACAATCTGCACAATCGCCGCGCGGTCGAAAAGGCCTATCTGATGGCGTTGGGCCGCGCACGTCACGAGGTCTGGCTCGCGAATCCCTACTTCGTGCCGGGCCGGCGGCTGCGACGCGCGTTGACGCAGGCAGCCAGACGCGGTGTGTCGGTGCATCTGCTGATCGGCCGCAAGGAATTCCGTCTGCTCGACACCGCGGTGCCCTGGCTCTATGCCAAGCTGCTCGACGCGGGCGTGCGCATTGGCGAGTACGACATGCGGCAATTGCATGGCAAGGTGGCCGTGGTCGACGATGTGTGGGCAACGGTCGGCTCGTCCAATCTCGACGCGTTGTCCTTGTTCCTGAACCACGAAGCGAACGTCGTCGTGCTCGACGACCCGATGGTGATCCAGTTGCGCGATCACATCCGCAAGGCCTTTGCAGAGGCGCGTCTGATCGACCCGGAGCGCTACGGAGAACGTTCGCGCTGGCGGCGCTTTCGTCAGTGGACGGCCTACCGCCTCTACCGCCTCGTGATGAAAGTGCTCACGCGCGGCAAATACGACTGA
- a CDS encoding TetR/AcrR family transcriptional regulator: MRKGEQTRAAILNAALELAGRDGLEGLTIGLLADRMQMSKSGVFAHFGSREDLQIEVLMEYHRRFEEEVFAPSMDAPRGLPRLRALVDRWMDKRIREVTTGCIYISGAVEYDDRAASPVREALVKSVRLWRSALLRAITQAKEEGHLRADTDPRLMLFEMYSLTLGLHHDARFLREPGAVDMTRVALEKLISSYQRG, translated from the coding sequence ATGCGAAAGGGTGAACAGACACGTGCCGCGATCCTGAATGCCGCGCTGGAACTGGCGGGGCGGGATGGACTCGAGGGGCTGACGATCGGCTTGCTGGCCGACCGTATGCAAATGAGCAAAAGCGGTGTCTTCGCGCACTTCGGATCGCGCGAAGACTTGCAGATCGAAGTGCTGATGGAATACCACCGGCGCTTCGAGGAAGAGGTGTTCGCTCCCAGCATGGACGCGCCACGCGGTCTGCCGCGACTCAGAGCGCTGGTGGACCGCTGGATGGACAAGCGCATTCGCGAAGTGACGACGGGTTGCATCTACATCAGCGGTGCGGTCGAGTATGACGATCGCGCGGCCAGCCCGGTGCGCGAAGCCTTGGTGAAGAGTGTGCGGTTGTGGCGATCGGCCCTGCTGCGCGCTATCACGCAAGCGAAGGAGGAGGGGCATCTGCGTGCGGACACCGATCCGCGTCTGATGCTTTTTGAAATGTACAGCCTGACACTCGGCCTGCATCACGACGCGCGCTTCCTTCGGGAACCCGGCGCCGTCGACATGACCCGGGTGGCACTGGAAAAACTGATTTCGTCTTATCAGCGCGGGTGA
- a CDS encoding acyl-CoA dehydrogenase C-terminal domain-containing protein → MGQYNAPLRDMQFVMHELLGVENELKALPKHADIDADTINQVLEEAGKFCSEVVFPLNQVGDREGCKYEGDGVVTTPTGFKQAYQQYVEAGWPALACDPEFGGQGLPQVINNALYEMLNSANQAWTMYPGLSHGAYECLHAHGTPEQQATYLPKIVSGEWTGTMCLTEPHCGTDLGMLRTKAEPNGDNSYAISGTKIFISAGEHDMAANIVHLVLARLPDAPPGTKGISLFVVPKFIPDANGAPGERNGIKCGSIEHKMGIHGNATCVMNLDGAKGWLVGEPNKGLNAMFVMMNAARQGVGMQGLGLTEVAYQNSLVYAKERIQMRSLTGPKAPDKPADPIIVHPDVRRMLLTQKAYVEGGRAFSYWTALHIDKELSHGDEAERKEAADLVALLTPIIKAFLTDNAFECTNHAMQIYGGHGFISEWGMEQYVRDARINMIYEGTNSIQALDLLGRKVLGDMGAKLKKFGKLVQDFVEEQGTKEEMQEFVNPLADIGDKVQKLTMEIGMKAMANPDEVGAASVPYQRVVGHLVFAYFWARMARIALDKQGSGDKFYESKLATARFYFAKLLPETASQIRMARAGAKTLMEVDVDLF, encoded by the coding sequence ATGGGACAGTACAACGCGCCACTGCGCGACATGCAATTCGTCATGCACGAGCTGCTGGGCGTGGAAAACGAATTGAAGGCATTGCCGAAGCATGCGGACATCGATGCCGATACCATCAATCAGGTGCTGGAAGAAGCCGGCAAATTCTGTAGCGAGGTGGTCTTCCCGCTGAATCAGGTGGGCGATCGCGAAGGCTGCAAGTACGAGGGCGACGGTGTCGTCACGACGCCGACCGGTTTCAAGCAAGCCTACCAGCAATACGTCGAGGCGGGCTGGCCCGCGCTGGCGTGCGATCCCGAGTTTGGCGGGCAAGGCCTGCCGCAGGTCATCAACAATGCCCTGTACGAAATGCTCAACTCGGCCAATCAGGCATGGACGATGTATCCCGGCCTGTCGCACGGCGCCTACGAGTGCCTGCATGCGCACGGCACCCCCGAGCAACAAGCGACCTATCTGCCGAAGATCGTGTCCGGCGAGTGGACCGGTACGATGTGCCTGACCGAGCCGCACTGCGGCACCGATCTGGGCATGCTGCGCACGAAGGCCGAGCCGAATGGCGACAATTCCTACGCCATCTCCGGCACCAAGATCTTCATCTCCGCTGGCGAGCACGACATGGCCGCCAACATCGTTCACCTTGTGCTGGCCCGTTTGCCCGACGCCCCGCCGGGAACGAAGGGCATCTCGCTGTTCGTCGTGCCGAAGTTCATTCCCGACGCGAACGGCGCACCGGGTGAGCGCAACGGTATCAAGTGCGGCTCCATCGAACACAAGATGGGCATTCACGGCAATGCCACCTGCGTGATGAACCTCGATGGCGCCAAGGGTTGGCTCGTCGGCGAACCGAACAAGGGCCTGAACGCCATGTTCGTGATGATGAACGCCGCACGTCAGGGCGTGGGCATGCAGGGTCTGGGGCTGACGGAAGTCGCGTATCAGAACTCGCTGGTGTATGCGAAGGAGCGCATTCAGATGCGCTCGCTCACCGGCCCGAAGGCACCGGACAAGCCGGCCGATCCGATCATCGTGCACCCGGACGTGCGCCGCATGCTGCTCACGCAGAAGGCCTATGTGGAAGGGGGGCGTGCGTTCTCGTACTGGACCGCGCTGCACATCGACAAGGAACTGTCGCACGGCGACGAAGCCGAGCGTAAGGAGGCCGCCGATCTGGTCGCGCTGCTCACGCCGATCATCAAGGCCTTCCTGACCGACAACGCGTTCGAGTGCACCAACCACGCGATGCAGATCTACGGTGGCCATGGCTTCATCTCCGAGTGGGGCATGGAACAGTATGTGCGTGACGCGCGCATCAACATGATCTACGAAGGCACCAATTCGATTCAGGCACTCGACTTGCTGGGCCGCAAGGTGCTTGGCGACATGGGCGCGAAGCTCAAGAAGTTCGGCAAGCTCGTGCAGGACTTCGTCGAGGAGCAAGGCACGAAGGAAGAGATGCAGGAATTCGTCAATCCGCTCGCGGATATCGGCGACAAGGTTCAGAAGCTGACGATGGAAATCGGCATGAAAGCGATGGCCAATCCGGACGAAGTGGGAGCCGCCTCCGTGCCGTATCAGCGCGTGGTCGGTCACCTCGTGTTCGCCTACTTCTGGGCACGTATGGCACGCATTGCGCTCGACAAGCAAGGCAGCGGCGACAAGTTCTACGAATCGAAGCTCGCCACGGCGCGTTTCTATTTCGCCAAGTTGCTGCCGGAGACCGCGTCGCAAATTCGCATGGCCCGTGCCGGTGCGAAGACGCTGATGGAAGTCGACGTCGACCTGTTCTGA
- a CDS encoding 3-hydroxyacyl-CoA dehydrogenase/enoyl-CoA hydratase family protein yields MGAQIAAHLVNAKVPVVLFDLPAKEGPKNGIVTRAIDGLKKLSPAPFADKADAQYIETANYEDDLEKLAGCDVVIEAIAERMDWKHDLYKKVSPHLAKHAIFASNTSGLSITELSEGFDADLKSRFCGVHFFNPPRYMHLVELIPTATTAPAILDQLETFLTSTLGKGVVRAKDTPNFIANRVGVFSILAVFAEAQKYGIPFDVVDDLTGSKLGRAKSATFRTADVVGLDTMAHVIKTMQDGLKDDPFAPTYATPPVLKALVEKGALGQKTGAGFYKKEGKVIKVLDPQSGEYVESGKKADEMVVRILKKAPAERLRLLRESTHPQAQFLWAVFRDVFHYIGVYLEQIADNARDVDFAIRWGFGWSTGPFEDWQAAGWKEIAQWVQEDIDAGHALSKAPLPKWVTSGKVAEAGGVHTAEGSYAPARDAFVPRSTLPVYQRQVFPASLVGDASADPRKFGKTIEENDAVRLWVDETPGQDDVLIVSFKSKMNTIGPAVIDGLTRAIDLAEQQYRGVVVWQPTSLKLGAPGGPFSAGADLEAAMPAFMMGGAKGIEPFIKKFQDGMMRVKYAQVPVVSAVSGIALGGGCELLLHSAKRVAALESYIGLVEVGVGLVPGGGGLKEAAIRAAEAASAAGSVQYLQFVTKSFTNAAMAKVSASALDAREMGYLKPTDTIVYNVHELLSVARNEARALAVSGYRPPLKPAGIPVAGRSGVSTIKASLVNMRDGNFISAHDFLIASRIAEAVCGGDVEAGSLVNEEWLLALERRAFIELLGTSKTQERIMGMLQTGKPVRN; encoded by the coding sequence ATGGGCGCGCAGATTGCCGCTCACCTCGTCAACGCGAAAGTGCCCGTTGTCCTGTTCGATCTGCCGGCCAAGGAAGGCCCGAAGAACGGCATCGTCACGCGCGCCATCGACGGCCTGAAAAAGCTGAGCCCCGCGCCGTTCGCCGACAAGGCCGACGCGCAATACATCGAAACGGCGAACTACGAAGACGACCTCGAGAAGCTCGCCGGCTGCGACGTGGTGATCGAGGCGATCGCCGAGCGCATGGACTGGAAGCATGACCTGTACAAGAAGGTCTCGCCGCATCTGGCCAAGCATGCCATCTTCGCATCGAACACGTCGGGTCTGTCGATCACCGAACTCTCGGAAGGCTTCGATGCCGACCTGAAGTCGCGCTTTTGCGGCGTGCACTTCTTCAACCCGCCGCGCTACATGCATCTGGTCGAGCTGATTCCGACCGCCACGACGGCGCCGGCGATTCTCGATCAACTCGAAACGTTCCTGACGTCCACGCTCGGCAAGGGCGTGGTGCGCGCGAAGGACACGCCGAACTTCATCGCCAACCGTGTCGGTGTCTTCTCGATTCTGGCGGTGTTCGCCGAAGCGCAGAAGTACGGCATCCCGTTCGATGTCGTCGACGACCTGACCGGCAGCAAGCTCGGCCGCGCGAAGTCGGCCACGTTCCGCACGGCCGATGTGGTCGGTCTGGACACGATGGCGCACGTCATCAAGACGATGCAGGACGGCCTCAAGGACGATCCGTTCGCACCGACATATGCGACGCCGCCCGTGCTCAAGGCGCTGGTAGAGAAGGGCGCGCTGGGCCAGAAGACCGGCGCCGGCTTCTACAAGAAGGAAGGCAAGGTCATCAAGGTGCTCGACCCGCAATCGGGCGAGTATGTCGAGTCGGGCAAGAAGGCCGACGAGATGGTCGTGCGCATTCTGAAGAAGGCGCCGGCCGAGCGACTCCGTTTGCTGCGCGAGTCGACCCACCCGCAGGCCCAGTTCCTGTGGGCCGTGTTCCGCGACGTGTTCCACTACATCGGCGTGTATCTCGAGCAGATCGCCGACAACGCGCGCGACGTGGACTTCGCCATTCGCTGGGGCTTCGGCTGGAGTACCGGACCGTTCGAAGACTGGCAGGCCGCCGGCTGGAAGGAGATCGCGCAGTGGGTGCAGGAAGACATCGATGCCGGACACGCACTGTCGAAGGCACCGTTGCCCAAGTGGGTGACGAGCGGCAAGGTGGCCGAGGCGGGCGGTGTGCACACCGCTGAAGGCTCGTATGCGCCGGCCAGGGACGCCTTCGTGCCGCGCAGCACGCTGCCGGTGTATCAGCGTCAGGTGTTCCCGGCATCGCTCGTGGGCGACGCCAGCGCCGATCCGCGCAAGTTCGGCAAGACCATCGAAGAGAACGACGCCGTGCGTCTGTGGGTCGACGAAACCCCGGGTCAGGACGACGTGCTCATCGTCTCGTTCAAGTCGAAGATGAACACCATCGGGCCGGCCGTCATCGACGGTCTGACCCGCGCCATCGATCTGGCCGAGCAGCAGTATCGCGGCGTGGTCGTGTGGCAGCCGACCTCGCTCAAGCTCGGCGCGCCGGGCGGCCCGTTCTCCGCCGGCGCCGATCTGGAAGCCGCCATGCCTGCGTTCATGATGGGCGGGGCCAAGGGGATCGAGCCGTTCATCAAGAAATTCCAGGACGGCATGATGCGCGTGAAGTATGCGCAGGTGCCGGTCGTCTCGGCGGTCTCCGGCATTGCGCTGGGCGGTGGCTGCGAACTGCTGCTGCATAGCGCCAAGCGCGTGGCGGCGCTCGAGAGCTACATCGGTCTCGTGGAAGTCGGCGTCGGCCTCGTGCCGGGCGGCGGTGGTCTGAAGGAAGCGGCGATTCGTGCAGCGGAAGCGGCCAGCGCGGCGGGCAGCGTGCAGTACCTCCAGTTCGTGACCAAGTCGTTTACCAACGCCGCGATGGCGAAGGTCTCGGCTTCGGCACTCGATGCCCGCGAGATGGGATATCTGAAGCCGACCGACACGATCGTCTACAACGTGCACGAACTGCTGTCCGTGGCCCGCAACGAAGCCCGTGCGTTGGCCGTCTCCGGCTATCGTCCGCCGCTCAAGCCGGCAGGCATTCCGGTCGCCGGTCGGTCGGGCGTCTCGACGATCAAGGCGTCGCTGGTGAACATGCGCGACGGCAACTTCATTTCGGCGCACGACTTCCTCATTGCGTCTCGCATTGCCGAAGCGGTGTGCGGTGGCGACGTGGAGGCCGGCAGCCTCGTGAACGAAGAATGGCTGCTGGCGCTCGAGCGTCGTGCCTTCATCGAATTGCTGGGCACGTCGAAGACCCAGGAACGCATCATGGGCATGCTGCAAACCGGCAAGCCGGTGCGCAACTAA
- a CDS encoding acetyl-CoA C-acyltransferase gives MSKQLQDAYIVAATRAPIGKAPKGSYKNTRPDDLLATILKSTLAQVPDLDPKVIEDAIIGCAIPEAQQGLNVARIGALLSGLPNTVGGVTVNRFCASGLTALAMAADRIRVGEADAMFAGGIESMSMVPMMGNTPSLSPSIFERDENVGIAYGMGLTAEKVAQQWGVTREAQDAFALASHQKAIKAQQSGEFTNEITPIEIVERFPNLATGEVSIKTRTLSLDEGPRPDTSLEGLAKLRPVFANKGSVTAGNSSQTSDGAGALLVVSEKILKQFNLTPLARFVSFAVRGVPPEIMGIGPKEAIPAALRAAGLTQDQMDWIELNEAFAAQALAVIKDLDLDTSKVNPMGGAIALGHPLGATGAVRAATVVHALRRHNLKYGMVTMCVGTGMGAAGILERM, from the coding sequence ATGAGCAAACAACTGCAAGACGCCTATATCGTTGCCGCCACGCGTGCACCGATCGGCAAGGCACCCAAGGGCAGCTACAAGAACACCCGTCCGGACGATCTGCTCGCGACCATCCTCAAGAGCACGCTCGCGCAGGTGCCGGATCTCGATCCGAAGGTAATCGAAGACGCGATCATCGGTTGCGCGATTCCCGAAGCCCAGCAAGGCCTGAACGTGGCGCGTATCGGTGCGCTGCTCTCCGGTCTGCCGAATACGGTGGGCGGCGTGACCGTCAACCGTTTCTGCGCCTCGGGTCTGACGGCGCTCGCCATGGCCGCCGACCGCATTCGTGTGGGCGAAGCCGACGCGATGTTCGCAGGCGGGATTGAGAGCATGAGCATGGTGCCGATGATGGGCAACACGCCGTCGCTCTCGCCGTCGATCTTCGAGCGCGACGAGAACGTGGGTATCGCCTACGGCATGGGGCTGACCGCCGAGAAGGTGGCGCAGCAGTGGGGCGTGACGCGCGAAGCGCAGGACGCTTTCGCGCTGGCGTCGCACCAGAAGGCCATCAAGGCTCAGCAAAGCGGCGAGTTCACCAACGAGATCACGCCGATCGAGATCGTCGAGCGATTCCCGAATCTGGCCACCGGTGAAGTGTCGATCAAGACGCGCACGCTCTCGCTTGACGAAGGCCCGCGCCCCGATACGTCGCTCGAAGGGTTGGCCAAGCTGCGCCCGGTGTTTGCGAACAAGGGCTCGGTCACGGCAGGCAATAGCTCGCAGACGTCGGATGGCGCGGGTGCGCTGCTCGTCGTCAGCGAGAAGATCCTCAAGCAATTCAATCTCACGCCGCTGGCCCGTTTCGTGTCGTTCGCCGTGCGAGGCGTGCCGCCCGAGATCATGGGCATTGGTCCGAAGGAAGCCATTCCGGCCGCGCTGCGCGCCGCGGGCCTCACGCAGGACCAGATGGACTGGATCGAACTGAACGAAGCCTTCGCGGCGCAGGCACTGGCCGTCATCAAGGATCTGGACCTCGATACCAGCAAGGTCAACCCGATGGGCGGCGCGATTGCTCTGGGTCACCCGCTGGGCGCGACAGGTGCGGTTCGGGCAGCGACCGTGGTGCACGCGCTGCGCCGTCACAACCTGAAGTACGGCATGGTGACGATGTGCGTGGGTACCGGCATGGGCGCTGCGGGGATTCTGGAGCGCATGTAA